The Vidua chalybeata isolate OUT-0048 chromosome 21, bVidCha1 merged haplotype, whole genome shotgun sequence genome contains a region encoding:
- the SH2D3C gene encoding SH2 domain-containing protein 3C isoform X1 produces the protein MAEGQKRRVFKKFKLFKFKGFGSLSSIPRSFTFRRISVDPSSPDNLIPHLPPPHGFLGEPFDSTQDDLNTVPKSPGPYAQSSNMYSHMGTMPRVNLGKAGKSLDKDKSSQNCWEKGTPNNKTSQAAPLSSLKCPETSSTPGPGTDSPSSAGEAEQEEEKAEPGDTVETAMDRTEQEPVGNVSCPRTESASSSQTTRPDTAAGTETTDGDLLEKGQQHPDKIFPDSHHDGLESGSEYVKFSKEKYILDSSPEKLHKELEEELKLSSTDLRSHAWYHGRIPREVSESLVQRNGDFLIRDSLTSLGDYVLTCRWRNEPLHFKINKVTVKSSDGHTHVQYLFEQESFDNVPALVRFYVGNRKAISEQSGAIIYCPINRTFPLRYLEASYGLANGKHGGPHSPSTQKGGHIKRRSITMTDGLTADKITRAEGCPTSVSLPHHRDIIRNCAVSADQIQDLHSPMSPISENPASPAYSTVTRLKPHACQASGITPASPVIRRSSEPQLCHGNNSKPLPDPAHSSHSTPCHGYARASPSPSVNSYSDPDTGHYCQLHPSSPSCRDRPAHDTKQLPTKSYVERLKVEEGQRGTVENSSGEAEAGQRLKAELDFKGFVPPTMETTSSFNPAAFRSLLIPLDNKPLEMTVLKKVKELLAEVDVKTLAKHITKVDCLVARILGVTVEMQRLMGVSSGMELLTLPHGHQLRLDLLERFHTMSIMIAVDILGCTGSTEERAALLHKTIQLAAELKSTMGNMFSFAAVMSALEMTQIARLEQTWMVLRQRHTEGAILYEKKLKPFLKSLNEGKEGPPLTNTTFPHIIPLVTLLERDEALTESPEPWEATDNGVEVVMAHLEAARMVAHHGGLYHTNAEVKLQGFQGKAELLEVFSTEFQLRLLWGSRGAESSQAERYEKFDKVLTALSHKLEPAVRFSEL, from the exons ATGGCCGAGGGCCAGAAACGACGGGTCTTCAAGAAATTCA AGCTTTTCAAGTTCAAAGGCTTCGGGAGCCTGAGCAGCATCCCCCGCTCCTTCACCTTCCGGCGCATCTCTGTGGACCCCAGCTCTCCTGACAATCTCATACCccatctccctcctccccacgGCTTCCTGGGAGAGCCCTTTGACAGCACCCAGGATGATCTCAACACCGTGCCCAAGAGCCCTGGCCCCTACGCCCAGTCGTCGAACATGTACTCCCACATGGGCACCATGCCCAGGGTGAATCTGGGCAAGGCAGGGAAGAGCCTGGACAAAGACAAGAGTAGCCAGAACTGCTGGGAGAAAGGGACTCCCAACAACAAAAcctcccaggcagccccacTCTCCAGCCTCAAGTGCCCTGAGACGTCCAGCACCCCTGGACCAGGCACAGACTCACCCTCatctgctggagaagcagagcaggaggaggaaaaagctgAACCTGGGGACACCGTGGAGACAGCAATGgacaggacagagcaggagccTGTGGGAAATGTCTCCTGCCCTAGGACAGAGTCAGCGAGCTCCAGCCAAACCACAAGACCTgacacagcagctggaacagagaCCACTGATGGGGATCTGCTGGAAAAGGGACAACAGCATCCTGACAAGATCTTCCCAGACAG CCACCACGATGGCCTGGAGTCTGGCAGTGAATACGTGAAG TTCTCCAAGGAGAAATACATCCTCGACTCATCACCAGAAAAGCTTCACAAGGAGCTGGAAGAGGAGCTGAAGCTGAGCAGCACCGACCTGCGCAGCCATGCTTGGTACCACGGCCGCATCCCCCGGGAG GTGTCCGAGAGCCTTGTGCAGAGGAATGGCGACTTCCTCATCCGTGACTCGCTCACCAGCCTGGGTGACTACGTGCTGACGTGCCGCTGGCGCAACGAACCGCTGCACTTCAAGATCAACAAGGTGACAGTCAAGTCCAGCGATGGCCATACCCATGTCCAGTACCTCTTTGAGCAAGAGAGCTTTGATAACGTGCCTGCCCTTGTCCGCTTCTACGTGGGCAACCGCAAGGCCATCTCGGAGCAGAGCGGGGCCATCATCTACTGCCCCATCAACCGCACTTTCCCCCTGCGATACCTGGAAGCCAGCTACGGGCTGGCCAACGGGAAGCATGGGggaccccacagcccctccacCCAGAAAGGGGGGCACATCAAGAGGAGGAGCATCACCATGACAGATGGTCTGACCGCAGACAAGATCACCAGGGCTGAGGGGTGCCCAACCAG cgTGTCCCTGCCCCACCATAGAGACATCATTCGCAACTGTGCTGTCAGCGCGGACCAGATCCAGGACCTGCACTCCCCGATGTCCCCCATCTCTGAGAACCCGGCATCACCTGCCTACAGCACAG TCACACGGCTAAAGCCACATGCCTGCCAAGCATCTGGAATCACCCCAGCCTCTCCGGTCATAAGAAGGTCCAGCGAACCCCAACTGTGCCATGGGAACAACAGCAAACCTCTTCCAGaccctgcccacagctcccattcgactccctgccatgggtacGCCCGtgcctccccctctccctccgTGAACAGCTACAGCGACCCGGACACGGGGCACTACTGCCAGCTGCACCCCAGCTCGCCCAGCTGCAGGGACCGGCCAGCCCACGACACCAAGCAGCTACCAACAAAGAGCTACGTGGAGAGGCTAAAGGTGGAGGAAGGACAGAGAGGGACTGTGGAGAACAGCTCTGGGGAAGCAGAGGCAGGGCAGAggctgaaagcagagctggacTTCAAGGGCTTTGTGCCCCCCACCATGGAAACAACCTCCTCCTTCAACCCTGCTGCCTTCCGGTCCCTGCTCATCCCCCTTGATAACAAACCTCTGGAGATGACTGTGCTAAAGAAGGTCAAAGAGCTTCTGGCAGAGGTGGATGTGAAGACACTGGCCAAACACATCACCAAAGTGGACTGCCTG GTCGCCCGGATATTGGGTGTGACAGTGGAGATGCAGCGGCTCATGGGGGTGAGCTCTGGCATGGAGCTGCTCACCCTTCCCCACGGCCACCAGCTCCGCCTGGACCTGCTGGAACG GTTTCACACCATGTCCATCATGATCGCTGTGGATATCTTgggctgcacaggcagcacGGAGGAGCGGGCAGCCCTACTCCACAAAACCATCCAGCTGGCTGCCGAGCTGAAGAGCACCATGGGGAACATGTTCAGTTTTGCAGCTGTAATGAGCGCCCTGGAAATGACACAG ATTGCCCGGCTGGAGCAGACCTGGATGGTGCTGCGGCAGCGGCACACAGAGGGTGCAATCCTCTATGAGAAGAAGCTTAAGCCATTCCTGAAGAGCCTGAACGAAGGGAAAG AAGGGCCACCGCTGACCAACACCACCTTTCCCCACATCATACCCCTTGTGACTCTCCTGGAGCGGGATGAGGCTCTGACGGAAAGCCCCGAGCCCTGGGAGGCCACCGACAACGGCGTGGAGGTGGTCATGGCCCACCTGGAGGCAGCGCGGATGGTGGCTCACCATGGTGGGCTCTACCACACCAATGCTGAGGTGAAGCTGCAGG GTTTCCAGGGCAAAGCGGAGCTGCTGGAAGTCTTCAGCACCGAGTTCCAGCTGCGACTGCTCTGGGGCAGCCGTggggctgagagcagccaggctgagcgCTACGAGAAGTTCGACAAGGTCCTCACTGCCCTGTCCCACAAGCTGGAGCCAGCGGTGCGCTTCAGCGAGCTGTAA
- the SH2D3C gene encoding SH2 domain-containing protein 3C isoform X4, protein MTERCSLWSALSAAACCFYRGSFMQVQFSKEKYILDSSPEKLHKELEEELKLSSTDLRSHAWYHGRIPREVSESLVQRNGDFLIRDSLTSLGDYVLTCRWRNEPLHFKINKVTVKSSDGHTHVQYLFEQESFDNVPALVRFYVGNRKAISEQSGAIIYCPINRTFPLRYLEASYGLANGKHGGPHSPSTQKGGHIKRRSITMTDGLTADKITRAEGCPTSVSLPHHRDIIRNCAVSADQIQDLHSPMSPISENPASPAYSTVTRLKPHACQASGITPASPVIRRSSEPQLCHGNNSKPLPDPAHSSHSTPCHGYARASPSPSVNSYSDPDTGHYCQLHPSSPSCRDRPAHDTKQLPTKSYVERLKVEEGQRGTVENSSGEAEAGQRLKAELDFKGFVPPTMETTSSFNPAAFRSLLIPLDNKPLEMTVLKKVKELLAEVDVKTLAKHITKVDCLVARILGVTVEMQRLMGVSSGMELLTLPHGHQLRLDLLERFHTMSIMIAVDILGCTGSTEERAALLHKTIQLAAELKSTMGNMFSFAAVMSALEMTQIARLEQTWMVLRQRHTEGAILYEKKLKPFLKSLNEGKEGPPLTNTTFPHIIPLVTLLERDEALTESPEPWEATDNGVEVVMAHLEAARMVAHHGGLYHTNAEVKLQGFQGKAELLEVFSTEFQLRLLWGSRGAESSQAERYEKFDKVLTALSHKLEPAVRFSEL, encoded by the exons ATGACGGAGCGGTGCAGCCTGTGGAGCGCCCTGTCCGCGGCCGCCTGCTGCTTCTACCGCGGCTCCTTCATGCAGGTGCAG TTCTCCAAGGAGAAATACATCCTCGACTCATCACCAGAAAAGCTTCACAAGGAGCTGGAAGAGGAGCTGAAGCTGAGCAGCACCGACCTGCGCAGCCATGCTTGGTACCACGGCCGCATCCCCCGGGAG GTGTCCGAGAGCCTTGTGCAGAGGAATGGCGACTTCCTCATCCGTGACTCGCTCACCAGCCTGGGTGACTACGTGCTGACGTGCCGCTGGCGCAACGAACCGCTGCACTTCAAGATCAACAAGGTGACAGTCAAGTCCAGCGATGGCCATACCCATGTCCAGTACCTCTTTGAGCAAGAGAGCTTTGATAACGTGCCTGCCCTTGTCCGCTTCTACGTGGGCAACCGCAAGGCCATCTCGGAGCAGAGCGGGGCCATCATCTACTGCCCCATCAACCGCACTTTCCCCCTGCGATACCTGGAAGCCAGCTACGGGCTGGCCAACGGGAAGCATGGGggaccccacagcccctccacCCAGAAAGGGGGGCACATCAAGAGGAGGAGCATCACCATGACAGATGGTCTGACCGCAGACAAGATCACCAGGGCTGAGGGGTGCCCAACCAG cgTGTCCCTGCCCCACCATAGAGACATCATTCGCAACTGTGCTGTCAGCGCGGACCAGATCCAGGACCTGCACTCCCCGATGTCCCCCATCTCTGAGAACCCGGCATCACCTGCCTACAGCACAG TCACACGGCTAAAGCCACATGCCTGCCAAGCATCTGGAATCACCCCAGCCTCTCCGGTCATAAGAAGGTCCAGCGAACCCCAACTGTGCCATGGGAACAACAGCAAACCTCTTCCAGaccctgcccacagctcccattcgactccctgccatgggtacGCCCGtgcctccccctctccctccgTGAACAGCTACAGCGACCCGGACACGGGGCACTACTGCCAGCTGCACCCCAGCTCGCCCAGCTGCAGGGACCGGCCAGCCCACGACACCAAGCAGCTACCAACAAAGAGCTACGTGGAGAGGCTAAAGGTGGAGGAAGGACAGAGAGGGACTGTGGAGAACAGCTCTGGGGAAGCAGAGGCAGGGCAGAggctgaaagcagagctggacTTCAAGGGCTTTGTGCCCCCCACCATGGAAACAACCTCCTCCTTCAACCCTGCTGCCTTCCGGTCCCTGCTCATCCCCCTTGATAACAAACCTCTGGAGATGACTGTGCTAAAGAAGGTCAAAGAGCTTCTGGCAGAGGTGGATGTGAAGACACTGGCCAAACACATCACCAAAGTGGACTGCCTG GTCGCCCGGATATTGGGTGTGACAGTGGAGATGCAGCGGCTCATGGGGGTGAGCTCTGGCATGGAGCTGCTCACCCTTCCCCACGGCCACCAGCTCCGCCTGGACCTGCTGGAACG GTTTCACACCATGTCCATCATGATCGCTGTGGATATCTTgggctgcacaggcagcacGGAGGAGCGGGCAGCCCTACTCCACAAAACCATCCAGCTGGCTGCCGAGCTGAAGAGCACCATGGGGAACATGTTCAGTTTTGCAGCTGTAATGAGCGCCCTGGAAATGACACAG ATTGCCCGGCTGGAGCAGACCTGGATGGTGCTGCGGCAGCGGCACACAGAGGGTGCAATCCTCTATGAGAAGAAGCTTAAGCCATTCCTGAAGAGCCTGAACGAAGGGAAAG AAGGGCCACCGCTGACCAACACCACCTTTCCCCACATCATACCCCTTGTGACTCTCCTGGAGCGGGATGAGGCTCTGACGGAAAGCCCCGAGCCCTGGGAGGCCACCGACAACGGCGTGGAGGTGGTCATGGCCCACCTGGAGGCAGCGCGGATGGTGGCTCACCATGGTGGGCTCTACCACACCAATGCTGAGGTGAAGCTGCAGG GTTTCCAGGGCAAAGCGGAGCTGCTGGAAGTCTTCAGCACCGAGTTCCAGCTGCGACTGCTCTGGGGCAGCCGTggggctgagagcagccaggctgagcgCTACGAGAAGTTCGACAAGGTCCTCACTGCCCTGTCCCACAAGCTGGAGCCAGCGGTGCGCTTCAGCGAGCTGTAA
- the SH2D3C gene encoding SH2 domain-containing protein 3C isoform X2: MNAATRRDGTSPLGKERPGVRVLLWGPKNTTRAVGTRQESSAVLYTFPCSPVEEQRESIQDTEIEALGKEFSKEKYILDSSPEKLHKELEEELKLSSTDLRSHAWYHGRIPREVSESLVQRNGDFLIRDSLTSLGDYVLTCRWRNEPLHFKINKVTVKSSDGHTHVQYLFEQESFDNVPALVRFYVGNRKAISEQSGAIIYCPINRTFPLRYLEASYGLANGKHGGPHSPSTQKGGHIKRRSITMTDGLTADKITRAEGCPTSVSLPHHRDIIRNCAVSADQIQDLHSPMSPISENPASPAYSTVTRLKPHACQASGITPASPVIRRSSEPQLCHGNNSKPLPDPAHSSHSTPCHGYARASPSPSVNSYSDPDTGHYCQLHPSSPSCRDRPAHDTKQLPTKSYVERLKVEEGQRGTVENSSGEAEAGQRLKAELDFKGFVPPTMETTSSFNPAAFRSLLIPLDNKPLEMTVLKKVKELLAEVDVKTLAKHITKVDCLVARILGVTVEMQRLMGVSSGMELLTLPHGHQLRLDLLERFHTMSIMIAVDILGCTGSTEERAALLHKTIQLAAELKSTMGNMFSFAAVMSALEMTQIARLEQTWMVLRQRHTEGAILYEKKLKPFLKSLNEGKEGPPLTNTTFPHIIPLVTLLERDEALTESPEPWEATDNGVEVVMAHLEAARMVAHHGGLYHTNAEVKLQGFQGKAELLEVFSTEFQLRLLWGSRGAESSQAERYEKFDKVLTALSHKLEPAVRFSEL; this comes from the exons ATGAATGCAGCTACCAGGAGGGATGGAACATCTCctctggggaaggagaggccTGGGGTCAGGGTCCTGCTGTGGGGTCCCAAGAACACCACAAGAGCAGTGGGTacaaggcaggagagcagcGCAGTTCTCTACACTTTCCCTTGCTCACCAGTAGAGGAGCAGAGAGAATCGATACAAGACACAGAGATTGAAGCACTGGGCAAAGAG TTCTCCAAGGAGAAATACATCCTCGACTCATCACCAGAAAAGCTTCACAAGGAGCTGGAAGAGGAGCTGAAGCTGAGCAGCACCGACCTGCGCAGCCATGCTTGGTACCACGGCCGCATCCCCCGGGAG GTGTCCGAGAGCCTTGTGCAGAGGAATGGCGACTTCCTCATCCGTGACTCGCTCACCAGCCTGGGTGACTACGTGCTGACGTGCCGCTGGCGCAACGAACCGCTGCACTTCAAGATCAACAAGGTGACAGTCAAGTCCAGCGATGGCCATACCCATGTCCAGTACCTCTTTGAGCAAGAGAGCTTTGATAACGTGCCTGCCCTTGTCCGCTTCTACGTGGGCAACCGCAAGGCCATCTCGGAGCAGAGCGGGGCCATCATCTACTGCCCCATCAACCGCACTTTCCCCCTGCGATACCTGGAAGCCAGCTACGGGCTGGCCAACGGGAAGCATGGGggaccccacagcccctccacCCAGAAAGGGGGGCACATCAAGAGGAGGAGCATCACCATGACAGATGGTCTGACCGCAGACAAGATCACCAGGGCTGAGGGGTGCCCAACCAG cgTGTCCCTGCCCCACCATAGAGACATCATTCGCAACTGTGCTGTCAGCGCGGACCAGATCCAGGACCTGCACTCCCCGATGTCCCCCATCTCTGAGAACCCGGCATCACCTGCCTACAGCACAG TCACACGGCTAAAGCCACATGCCTGCCAAGCATCTGGAATCACCCCAGCCTCTCCGGTCATAAGAAGGTCCAGCGAACCCCAACTGTGCCATGGGAACAACAGCAAACCTCTTCCAGaccctgcccacagctcccattcgactccctgccatgggtacGCCCGtgcctccccctctccctccgTGAACAGCTACAGCGACCCGGACACGGGGCACTACTGCCAGCTGCACCCCAGCTCGCCCAGCTGCAGGGACCGGCCAGCCCACGACACCAAGCAGCTACCAACAAAGAGCTACGTGGAGAGGCTAAAGGTGGAGGAAGGACAGAGAGGGACTGTGGAGAACAGCTCTGGGGAAGCAGAGGCAGGGCAGAggctgaaagcagagctggacTTCAAGGGCTTTGTGCCCCCCACCATGGAAACAACCTCCTCCTTCAACCCTGCTGCCTTCCGGTCCCTGCTCATCCCCCTTGATAACAAACCTCTGGAGATGACTGTGCTAAAGAAGGTCAAAGAGCTTCTGGCAGAGGTGGATGTGAAGACACTGGCCAAACACATCACCAAAGTGGACTGCCTG GTCGCCCGGATATTGGGTGTGACAGTGGAGATGCAGCGGCTCATGGGGGTGAGCTCTGGCATGGAGCTGCTCACCCTTCCCCACGGCCACCAGCTCCGCCTGGACCTGCTGGAACG GTTTCACACCATGTCCATCATGATCGCTGTGGATATCTTgggctgcacaggcagcacGGAGGAGCGGGCAGCCCTACTCCACAAAACCATCCAGCTGGCTGCCGAGCTGAAGAGCACCATGGGGAACATGTTCAGTTTTGCAGCTGTAATGAGCGCCCTGGAAATGACACAG ATTGCCCGGCTGGAGCAGACCTGGATGGTGCTGCGGCAGCGGCACACAGAGGGTGCAATCCTCTATGAGAAGAAGCTTAAGCCATTCCTGAAGAGCCTGAACGAAGGGAAAG AAGGGCCACCGCTGACCAACACCACCTTTCCCCACATCATACCCCTTGTGACTCTCCTGGAGCGGGATGAGGCTCTGACGGAAAGCCCCGAGCCCTGGGAGGCCACCGACAACGGCGTGGAGGTGGTCATGGCCCACCTGGAGGCAGCGCGGATGGTGGCTCACCATGGTGGGCTCTACCACACCAATGCTGAGGTGAAGCTGCAGG GTTTCCAGGGCAAAGCGGAGCTGCTGGAAGTCTTCAGCACCGAGTTCCAGCTGCGACTGCTCTGGGGCAGCCGTggggctgagagcagccaggctgagcgCTACGAGAAGTTCGACAAGGTCCTCACTGCCCTGTCCCACAAGCTGGAGCCAGCGGTGCGCTTCAGCGAGCTGTAA
- the CDK9 gene encoding cyclin-dependent kinase 9, producing MAASPRTATPTRPRAAAGMSRDGAAASRGGTGGTRCCGNGAAAMAKQYDMVECPFCDEVSKYEKLAKIGQGTFGEVFKAKHRQTGKKVALKKVLMENEKEGFPITALREIKILQLLKHENVVNLIEICRTKASPYNRCKGSIYLVFDFCEHDLAGLLSNAHVKFTLSEIKKVMQMLLNGLYYIHRNKILHRDMKAANVLITRDGVLKLADFGLARAFSLAKNSQPNRYTNRVVTLWYRPPELLLGERDYGPPIDLWGAGCIMAEMWTRSPIMQGNTEQHQLTLISQLCGSITPEVWPNVDKYELYEKLDLPKGQKRKVKDRLKAYVKDPYALDLIDKLLVLDPAQRIDSDDALNHDFFWSDPMPSDLKNMLSTHNQSMFEYLAPPRRRGGHMPQQPANQGRNPAATNQTEFDRVF from the exons ATGGCGGCGTCCCCACGGACTGCAACGCCCACAAGGCCCCGCGCGGCGGCTGGCATGTCACGTGATGGCGCCGCCGCGTCACGTGGCGGAACGGGCGGGACGCGGTGCTGTGGCAACGGCGCGGCCGCCATGGCCAAGCAGTACGACATGGTCGAGTGCCCCTTCTGCGACGAGGTTTCCAAGTACGAGAAGCTCGCCAAGATCGGGCAGGGCACCTTCGG GGAAGTTTTCAAAGCCAAACATCGCCAGACAGGCAAGAAAGTAGCACTGAAGAAGGTGTTGATGGAAAATGAGAAGGAAGGG TTTCCCATCACAGCCTTGCGAGAAATTAAAATCCTCCAGCTGCTCAAACACGAGAATGTGGTGAACCTCATAGAAATCTGCAGGACCAAAG cctctccgTACAACCGGTGCAAGGGCAGCATCTACCTTGTGTTTGACTTCTGTGAGCACGACCTGGCTGGCCTTCTCAGCAACGCCCATGTCAAGTTCACACTGTCAGAGATCAAGAAAGTTATGCAGATGCTCCTGAACGGACTTTACTACATCCACAGGAACAAG ATCTTGCACCGAGACATGAAAGCAGCAAACGTCTTGATCACGCGGGATGGAGTCCTGAAGCTGGCGGACTTTGGGCTGGCTCGAGCTTTCAGCCTGGCTAAGAACAGCCAGCCAAACCGCTACACCAACCGCGTGGTGACCCTGTGGTATCggcccccagagctgctcctaG GGGAGCGCGACTACGGCCCCCCCATTGATCTCTGGGGTGCAGGCTGCATCATGGCAGAGATGTGGACCCGCAGCCCCATCATGCAGGGGAACACGGAGCAGCACCAGCTGACCCTCATCAGCCAGCTCTGTGGATCCATCACACCGGAG GTGTGGCCGAATGTGGACAAGTACGAGCTGTACGAGAAGCTGGATCTCCCCAAGGGGCAGAAGCGGAAGGTGAAGGATCGCCTCAAGGCCTACGTCAAAGACCCCTACGCGCTGGACCTCATCGAcaagctgctggtgctggatCCCGCCCAGCGCATCGACAGCGACGACGCCCTGAACCACGACTTCTTCTGGTCGGACCCCATGCCGTCAGACCTCAAGAACATGCTGTCCACCCACAACCAGTCCATGTTTGAGTACCTGGCCCCACCACGCAGGAGGGGTGGGCACATGCCCCAGCAGCCGGCGAACCAGGGCAGGAACCCAGCGGCCACCAACCAGACTGAATTCGACAGAGTGTTTTGA
- the SH2D3C gene encoding SH2 domain-containing protein 3C isoform X3, with translation MTALGRRFPILGQGSHHDGLESGSEYVKFSKEKYILDSSPEKLHKELEEELKLSSTDLRSHAWYHGRIPREVSESLVQRNGDFLIRDSLTSLGDYVLTCRWRNEPLHFKINKVTVKSSDGHTHVQYLFEQESFDNVPALVRFYVGNRKAISEQSGAIIYCPINRTFPLRYLEASYGLANGKHGGPHSPSTQKGGHIKRRSITMTDGLTADKITRAEGCPTSVSLPHHRDIIRNCAVSADQIQDLHSPMSPISENPASPAYSTVTRLKPHACQASGITPASPVIRRSSEPQLCHGNNSKPLPDPAHSSHSTPCHGYARASPSPSVNSYSDPDTGHYCQLHPSSPSCRDRPAHDTKQLPTKSYVERLKVEEGQRGTVENSSGEAEAGQRLKAELDFKGFVPPTMETTSSFNPAAFRSLLIPLDNKPLEMTVLKKVKELLAEVDVKTLAKHITKVDCLVARILGVTVEMQRLMGVSSGMELLTLPHGHQLRLDLLERFHTMSIMIAVDILGCTGSTEERAALLHKTIQLAAELKSTMGNMFSFAAVMSALEMTQIARLEQTWMVLRQRHTEGAILYEKKLKPFLKSLNEGKEGPPLTNTTFPHIIPLVTLLERDEALTESPEPWEATDNGVEVVMAHLEAARMVAHHGGLYHTNAEVKLQGFQGKAELLEVFSTEFQLRLLWGSRGAESSQAERYEKFDKVLTALSHKLEPAVRFSEL, from the exons ATGACAGCGCTGGGCAGGAGGTTTCCCatcctgggacagggcag CCACCACGATGGCCTGGAGTCTGGCAGTGAATACGTGAAG TTCTCCAAGGAGAAATACATCCTCGACTCATCACCAGAAAAGCTTCACAAGGAGCTGGAAGAGGAGCTGAAGCTGAGCAGCACCGACCTGCGCAGCCATGCTTGGTACCACGGCCGCATCCCCCGGGAG GTGTCCGAGAGCCTTGTGCAGAGGAATGGCGACTTCCTCATCCGTGACTCGCTCACCAGCCTGGGTGACTACGTGCTGACGTGCCGCTGGCGCAACGAACCGCTGCACTTCAAGATCAACAAGGTGACAGTCAAGTCCAGCGATGGCCATACCCATGTCCAGTACCTCTTTGAGCAAGAGAGCTTTGATAACGTGCCTGCCCTTGTCCGCTTCTACGTGGGCAACCGCAAGGCCATCTCGGAGCAGAGCGGGGCCATCATCTACTGCCCCATCAACCGCACTTTCCCCCTGCGATACCTGGAAGCCAGCTACGGGCTGGCCAACGGGAAGCATGGGggaccccacagcccctccacCCAGAAAGGGGGGCACATCAAGAGGAGGAGCATCACCATGACAGATGGTCTGACCGCAGACAAGATCACCAGGGCTGAGGGGTGCCCAACCAG cgTGTCCCTGCCCCACCATAGAGACATCATTCGCAACTGTGCTGTCAGCGCGGACCAGATCCAGGACCTGCACTCCCCGATGTCCCCCATCTCTGAGAACCCGGCATCACCTGCCTACAGCACAG TCACACGGCTAAAGCCACATGCCTGCCAAGCATCTGGAATCACCCCAGCCTCTCCGGTCATAAGAAGGTCCAGCGAACCCCAACTGTGCCATGGGAACAACAGCAAACCTCTTCCAGaccctgcccacagctcccattcgactccctgccatgggtacGCCCGtgcctccccctctccctccgTGAACAGCTACAGCGACCCGGACACGGGGCACTACTGCCAGCTGCACCCCAGCTCGCCCAGCTGCAGGGACCGGCCAGCCCACGACACCAAGCAGCTACCAACAAAGAGCTACGTGGAGAGGCTAAAGGTGGAGGAAGGACAGAGAGGGACTGTGGAGAACAGCTCTGGGGAAGCAGAGGCAGGGCAGAggctgaaagcagagctggacTTCAAGGGCTTTGTGCCCCCCACCATGGAAACAACCTCCTCCTTCAACCCTGCTGCCTTCCGGTCCCTGCTCATCCCCCTTGATAACAAACCTCTGGAGATGACTGTGCTAAAGAAGGTCAAAGAGCTTCTGGCAGAGGTGGATGTGAAGACACTGGCCAAACACATCACCAAAGTGGACTGCCTG GTCGCCCGGATATTGGGTGTGACAGTGGAGATGCAGCGGCTCATGGGGGTGAGCTCTGGCATGGAGCTGCTCACCCTTCCCCACGGCCACCAGCTCCGCCTGGACCTGCTGGAACG GTTTCACACCATGTCCATCATGATCGCTGTGGATATCTTgggctgcacaggcagcacGGAGGAGCGGGCAGCCCTACTCCACAAAACCATCCAGCTGGCTGCCGAGCTGAAGAGCACCATGGGGAACATGTTCAGTTTTGCAGCTGTAATGAGCGCCCTGGAAATGACACAG ATTGCCCGGCTGGAGCAGACCTGGATGGTGCTGCGGCAGCGGCACACAGAGGGTGCAATCCTCTATGAGAAGAAGCTTAAGCCATTCCTGAAGAGCCTGAACGAAGGGAAAG AAGGGCCACCGCTGACCAACACCACCTTTCCCCACATCATACCCCTTGTGACTCTCCTGGAGCGGGATGAGGCTCTGACGGAAAGCCCCGAGCCCTGGGAGGCCACCGACAACGGCGTGGAGGTGGTCATGGCCCACCTGGAGGCAGCGCGGATGGTGGCTCACCATGGTGGGCTCTACCACACCAATGCTGAGGTGAAGCTGCAGG GTTTCCAGGGCAAAGCGGAGCTGCTGGAAGTCTTCAGCACCGAGTTCCAGCTGCGACTGCTCTGGGGCAGCCGTggggctgagagcagccaggctgagcgCTACGAGAAGTTCGACAAGGTCCTCACTGCCCTGTCCCACAAGCTGGAGCCAGCGGTGCGCTTCAGCGAGCTGTAA